TCCTTGCTATACAAACAATGGTAAATTTATAAATAGCAGTTTAGATTTCCATTATTAGCTTATATGGATAACTGGAAACTTAACGTTCTCTAAGACTTGGTATATTTAAACATAATGAGCAGTTCATTTCATCCAGCAAAAGTTCAAAAATGTAAATTATTGCTTTTGAAATATTGAAGTATCGAACTTCAATTAACAATTCATTTATTGTATAAGATTAGTTAATACGCTTTCATTAATAGTACAATACGAACAGTATTTTTTTACCAATAGTTCGACAAATACTTTGGAACTTTCTGATATATCCGGTGCAAGCATAATACTTATACTGTCAAAGCTTTCATCTCGAATTTTCAGGTCATAGTGGCTAAACGGAAGTGCGGCTTGCCCAGTCATAGTTCGCAATTGCAGTTTTGCCATCTCAGTATTTAGACCCTGCATGTGTTCCTGCATAAGTTTTGGTGCAGATATGGGTAAAAACATTAACCGATAACGCCATTCCTTTTGAAAATCCCAGTATTTGTTTTTATATATTCCTATGTCACTTAATGTGATAAAAAATTTATCATCAACAATTTTAAGTACTGTTGGCTTTAATAAACTATCGTCGTCAGTATACTTTACTTCAAACAACTGGGTATTTATCGCATAATTCGTTAGAAAAAACTCTCCATTAAACACTTCAGATGTTGGAATAATTGTCCTCAAATTAGATTGTGTCGCCCCGTCCCCTACGAAAGTGCTATTGGTATACTTCGCCA
This genomic interval from Desulfoscipio sp. XC116 contains the following:
- a CDS encoding DUF2971 domain-containing protein — translated: MDQNQNIPKYLYHYTNVDSLALILKNKTIRLNSLDKMDDLQEQMSVDKQNFGRFVFVSSWTAEEAESIPMWRMYTPKQRGVRIKLPINPFVDYHPTLGEVAKYTNSTFVGDGATQSNLRTIIPTSEVFNGEFFLTNYAINTQLFEVKYTDDDSLLKPTVLKIVDDKFFITLSDIGIYKNKYWDFQKEWRYRLMFLPISAPKLMQEHMQGLNTEMAKLQLRTMTGQAALPFSHYDLKIRDESFDSISIMLAPDISESSKVFVELLVKKYCSYCTINESVLTNLIQ